In the Moraxella osloensis genome, one interval contains:
- a CDS encoding NnrS family protein: MSTKIPTKTSSKLPTNLHAIASASYPPKSPHPILNLGFRVFFVGASVFAIITMGLWLAVLQGWTGFTLTAFTPFMWHAHEMIFGYALAVIAGFLLTAVKTWTNQPMPYGWRLFAIFLPWALARLTWACLPHLSSDITAIGLRLASGLDILWWSLVCVAVFTPIIRVHQRRQIGILAKLALLWLAFVIFAIGAWRSDIAWQKTGVYLAFYLIIGVVLTIGRRVMPMFISNGINHHLPKNAPKVELKNAVWVDRVSLFGFLAFMLADLCGQPVVASLFALVTALANGYRLMGWYHSGMWGKPLVWSLFVAFGGMVVALGLFAVLPWTGFAHSFAVHTLALSGIGVMTLSMMSRVSLGHTGLSVHEPPKLVGVILTLMVVTIVTRGLLPIVLPAYYTQLLTVSQVLWLISFILFLCVYLPILSKPRKDGLFG; this comes from the coding sequence ATGTCCACCAAAATACCGACCAAAACGTCATCAAAGCTGCCGACCAACCTGCACGCTATCGCATCCGCTAGTTATCCCCCCAAATCCCCACACCCTATCCTAAACTTAGGCTTTCGGGTGTTCTTTGTCGGGGCATCGGTGTTTGCCATTATCACCATGGGGCTATGGCTTGCGGTATTGCAAGGCTGGACAGGCTTTACACTGACCGCTTTCACGCCTTTTATGTGGCACGCCCATGAGATGATTTTTGGCTATGCGTTAGCGGTCATCGCAGGCTTTCTGCTCACTGCGGTGAAGACATGGACAAATCAGCCCATGCCGTATGGGTGGCGGTTGTTTGCGATATTTCTGCCTTGGGCATTGGCAAGGCTGACATGGGCGTGCTTACCGCATTTGTCGTCTGATATCACAGCGATTGGGCTAAGGCTTGCCAGTGGACTGGATATTCTTTGGTGGTCGCTGGTTTGCGTAGCGGTGTTTACCCCGATTATTCGGGTACATCAACGTCGCCAAATCGGTATCCTTGCCAAACTTGCTTTGCTATGGCTTGCATTTGTCATCTTCGCTATTGGGGCATGGCGTTCCGATATCGCATGGCAAAAGACAGGCGTGTATCTAGCATTTTATCTAATTATTGGGGTAGTGCTGACCATTGGGCGACGGGTCATGCCGATGTTCATCAGCAATGGGATCAATCATCATCTGCCCAAAAACGCTCCCAAAGTAGAACTCAAAAACGCTGTATGGGTGGATAGGGTCAGTCTGTTTGGCTTTCTTGCCTTTATGCTCGCAGACTTGTGCGGTCAGCCTGTGGTTGCGTCACTGTTTGCCCTTGTCACAGCATTGGCGAATGGCTATCGGCTGATGGGTTGGTATCACAGTGGGATGTGGGGCAAGCCGTTGGTATGGTCGCTGTTTGTAGCGTTTGGCGGTATGGTGGTGGCATTGGGGCTGTTTGCGGTGTTGCCGTGGACAGGTTTTGCCCATAGCTTTGCGGTGCATACATTGGCATTGTCAGGGATTGGGGTGATGACATTGTCGATGATGAGCCGTGTGAGTCTAGGGCATACAGGGCTGTCGGTGCATGAGCCACCTAAATTGGTCGGGGTGATATTAACGCTTATGGTGGTGACTATCGTTACTCGTGGGCTGTTGCCGATTGTATTGCCCGCTTACTATACACAGCTGTTGACTGTGTCGCAGGTGTTATGGCTTATCAGCTTTATACTGTTTTTGTGTGTGTATCTGCCGATTTTAAGCAAGCCTAGAAAAGACGGTTTATTTGGTTGA
- a CDS encoding nitrate/nitrite transporter → MVLTSSTIAFTVCFMVWMMFAVLGIPLKKSLGLSETEFGLLTAIPVLTGSLVRLPIGLLTDKFGGRIVFFILMLATVIPIYCLSFATEYWHFLVLGLFVGLAGGSFTVGIAYVAKWFEPQNQGLAMGVFGAGNAGSALTKLIAPSIIAISTWQLLPKVYAVMMLVTAIGFWFLTFDNKEHRTASNASIGSQLAVLKDPNVWRYSQYYSIVFGGYVALALWMTHYYVDEYGFNLKTAAFLAACFSLPGGVLRALGGWLSDRYSAHTVTWWVLWVSMLILFVLSYPQTDLVVQTVTGNKSFHLGLNSTLFTVLIFALGITFAIGKASVFKYLSDDYKQNMGAVSGVVGLFGGLGGFILPIMFGMAVDITGVRSSAFMIMFGVVWVSLIWIYMSEVRPTMEKGHQKQMALKKAQS, encoded by the coding sequence ATGGTGCTGACCTCATCCACTATCGCCTTTACGGTGTGTTTTATGGTATGGATGATGTTTGCGGTACTGGGGATTCCCCTTAAAAAATCGTTGGGTCTAAGTGAAACCGAATTTGGTCTATTGACTGCGATTCCTGTGTTGACAGGCTCACTGGTACGGTTACCGATTGGGCTGTTGACCGATAAATTCGGTGGTCGAATTGTATTTTTTATTTTGATGTTGGCGACTGTGATTCCGATTTACTGTTTGTCGTTTGCCACCGAATATTGGCACTTTTTGGTATTAGGTCTGTTTGTCGGTTTGGCAGGTGGTTCATTTACCGTGGGGATTGCCTATGTCGCCAAATGGTTTGAACCACAAAATCAAGGCTTGGCAATGGGCGTCTTCGGCGCGGGGAATGCAGGTTCGGCACTTACCAAACTCATCGCCCCCAGTATCATCGCCATTAGCACTTGGCAATTATTACCCAAAGTCTATGCGGTGATGATGTTGGTGACGGCAATTGGATTTTGGTTTTTGACCTTTGACAACAAAGAACACCGCACCGCCAGTAATGCCAGTATCGGCAGTCAATTAGCCGTGCTAAAAGACCCAAATGTGTGGCGTTATAGCCAGTATTATTCGATTGTGTTCGGGGGTTATGTGGCGTTGGCGTTGTGGATGACGCACTATTATGTGGATGAATATGGTTTTAACCTCAAAACTGCGGCGTTTTTGGCAGCTTGTTTTAGTTTACCTGGCGGTGTACTGCGTGCGTTGGGTGGGTGGCTATCAGACCGTTATTCGGCTCATACCGTGACTTGGTGGGTGCTTTGGGTGTCCATGTTAATTCTATTCGTGTTGTCGTATCCACAGACTGACCTTGTGGTTCAAACCGTTACTGGCAATAAAAGCTTCCATTTAGGCTTAAACTCCACCCTATTCACCGTGTTGATTTTTGCCCTTGGCATTACCTTTGCGATTGGTAAAGCCTCGGTGTTCAAATACCTGTCTGATGACTACAAACAAAACATGGGAGCAGTGTCAGGCGTGGTTGGTTTGTTCGGTGGTCTAGGTGGTTTTATCCTACCCATTATGTTCGGTATGGCGGTGGATATCACAGGCGTGCGTAGCTCTGCATTTATGATTATGTTTGGCGTGGTGTGGGTGTCGCTCATTTGGATTTATATGAGTGAAGTGCGTCCTACTATGGAAAAAGGGCATCAAAAACAAATGGCGTTGAAAAAAGCTCAAAGTTAA
- a CDS encoding histidine kinase, translating to MQKSVFRSRFLPSISNSLPVRAWCAVAIVMVMAVGMAMVSGILAWIAQSDAEAVNTAGSMRMATYRINYLVVKQENRPAQTPANAQALANQSTNHESQVQSQPQIQPGIQSQQLSPNDALSRSIPASQPIDSHLSKDELLATLTQDMQSRLAQLAHYEQSQGNRDDQINQQIDTIRQIWTTELQPTLETSVREGNRDALYAISLRYIDNVDKLVKQIQTRNEHRQSLQQNLQIGALLLTIIIMLAGLHEIQQNVLIPVGQLRKATQQFGKGEDTSVNIAGYEEFNELGDSFNQMTSTLKAYQNNLKAEVAKKTYHLTQSNQALTLLYDFAKQLNQQPVAYARLQVLIEQFGAVLPNFDISLCLHDANLHNDNLKDAMAMHSLGIRDKRHFGRSFCHQANCQTCDIKHDEGVWAYPINSLQTQWGELLVKPRHHHGKGIRKQPQPTNSATSQKPSPINRITLLDEQNWQNFADSQEPSFDENELLNTLANLIGLMFAGQKQREQEHQLILSEERNTMARELHDSLAQSLSYLKMQVSMLTTLLKDNQNPNNHKIEQVLSQTKDGLNGAYSQLRELLATFRLKIEEGSFDTALAQAGDEFANKGGFAVHLDNRLMSINLTATEQVDLLQITREALSNINRHAQAKNAHISLSQNQQGVVSLHIQDDGVGLQPKDDGQHHYGMTIMQERSHSLGGECQINNVLPHGTAVRVQFLPQAFQQKIE from the coding sequence TTGCAAAAGTCAGTATTTCGTTCACGTTTTTTGCCCAGTATTAGCAACTCACTACCTGTTCGGGCATGGTGTGCGGTGGCGATTGTCATGGTGATGGCAGTCGGTATGGCGATGGTTAGCGGGATTTTGGCATGGATTGCTCAGTCAGATGCTGAGGCGGTCAATACCGCAGGTTCGATGCGGATGGCGACTTACCGCATTAATTATTTGGTGGTAAAACAAGAAAATCGACCAGCACAAACCCCAGCCAACGCCCAAGCATTAGCTAACCAATCCACCAACCATGAGTCACAAGTACAATCGCAACCCCAAATACAACCCGGAATACAATCCCAACAGTTATCACCCAATGATGCTCTATCCCGAAGTATTCCTGCTTCACAGCCAATTGACAGCCATTTGAGTAAAGATGAGCTACTGGCAACACTTACCCAAGATATGCAAAGTCGTCTTGCCCAGTTGGCTCATTATGAGCAGTCGCAAGGCAATCGGGATGACCAAATTAATCAGCAAATTGACACCATTCGGCAGATTTGGACAACAGAGCTTCAGCCAACACTTGAAACGAGCGTTAGAGAGGGCAATCGCGATGCCTTGTATGCGATTTCACTTCGCTATATTGATAATGTTGACAAGTTGGTCAAACAAATTCAGACCCGCAATGAGCATCGACAATCCCTTCAACAGAACTTACAAATTGGGGCGTTGTTACTTACCATCATTATCATGTTGGCAGGGTTACATGAGATTCAACAAAATGTATTGATTCCTGTTGGGCAACTGCGTAAGGCAACACAACAATTTGGTAAAGGGGAAGACACCAGCGTTAATATCGCAGGTTATGAAGAGTTTAATGAGTTGGGTGATTCTTTTAACCAAATGACCAGTACCCTCAAAGCCTACCAAAACAACCTAAAAGCCGAAGTTGCCAAAAAAACCTACCACCTTACCCAAAGTAACCAAGCGTTGACCTTACTCTATGACTTTGCCAAACAGCTTAACCAACAGCCAGTTGCCTATGCACGGCTACAGGTACTTATCGAGCAGTTTGGTGCGGTATTGCCCAATTTTGACATTAGCCTGTGCCTACATGATGCTAATTTGCACAATGATAACCTCAAGGATGCGATGGCGATGCACAGCTTGGGCATTCGTGATAAAAGACATTTTGGACGAAGTTTTTGCCACCAAGCAAATTGCCAAACCTGTGACATCAAGCATGATGAGGGCGTTTGGGCATATCCGATAAACAGCCTACAAACCCAGTGGGGTGAATTACTGGTCAAGCCACGCCATCATCACGGCAAGGGCATCCGCAAACAACCCCAGCCCACAAACTCTGCTACTTCCCAAAAGCCATCACCTATCAATCGTATCACGTTATTGGATGAACAAAACTGGCAAAATTTTGCCGATAGTCAAGAACCCTCTTTTGATGAAAATGAATTGTTAAACACCCTTGCCAACCTCATTGGACTGATGTTTGCAGGGCAAAAACAGCGGGAACAAGAGCATCAGCTAATTTTGTCGGAAGAACGCAACACCATGGCAAGAGAGCTACATGACTCACTGGCACAGTCGTTATCGTATCTCAAAATGCAAGTCAGTATGCTCACCACCTTGCTCAAAGATAACCAAAACCCCAATAACCACAAAATTGAGCAAGTATTATCACAAACCAAAGACGGTCTGAATGGGGCATATAGCCAACTGCGTGAATTATTGGCAACTTTCCGCTTAAAGATAGAAGAAGGCAGTTTTGATACCGCCTTGGCACAAGCAGGCGATGAGTTCGCCAACAAAGGCGGATTTGCCGTGCATTTGGACAATCGCCTGATGAGCATCAATCTGACCGCCACTGAGCAAGTTGATTTACTACAAATTACCCGTGAAGCCCTGTCCAACATCAACCGCCATGCACAGGCAAAAAATGCCCACATCAGCCTATCGCAAAACCAACAAGGCGTGGTAAGCTTACACATCCAAGATGACGGCGTGGGGCTACAGCCCAAAGATGACGGTCAGCACCACTACGGCATGACCATCATGCAAGAACGTAGCCATAGCCTTGGCGGTGAGTGTCAAATCAACAACGTATTACCGCATGGCACAGCCGTTCGGGTGCAGTTTTTACCGCAAGCGTTTCAGCAGAAAATAGAATAG
- the narL gene encoding two-component system response regulator NarL — protein MSIKVYTATSPAKLLLVDDHPMIRRGLADLLGFENNISVVAEANHGEEALAYLANHSVDLIVLDNNMPVMNGLETLKKIRERETEGKVLLFTVSDNSKDVKDALQLGVDGYLLKDMEPEDIIKDIHKILRDELVISPSLAPILAQAMRKPAKSADNFDLTEREQQVLQMIAEGLSNKMIGNKLGIAESTVKVHVKHILGKVGLRTRVEAAVWAVQQHQK, from the coding sequence ATGTCAATCAAAGTCTATACCGCCACCAGCCCTGCCAAACTCTTATTGGTTGATGACCACCCGATGATACGGCGTGGGCTTGCCGATTTGCTAGGCTTTGAGAATAATATCAGCGTGGTTGCCGAAGCCAATCATGGTGAAGAGGCACTGGCATACCTTGCCAATCACAGCGTGGATTTGATTGTATTAGACAACAATATGCCTGTGATGAATGGACTTGAGACCCTAAAGAAAATCCGTGAGCGTGAGACAGAGGGCAAAGTGCTACTGTTCACCGTATCCGACAACAGTAAAGACGTAAAAGACGCTCTGCAACTGGGCGTGGACGGCTATCTGCTCAAGGACATGGAGCCTGAAGATATTATCAAAGATATCCACAAAATCCTGCGGGATGAGCTGGTCATCAGCCCAAGCCTAGCCCCGATATTGGCACAAGCCATGCGAAAACCTGCCAAATCCGCAGATAATTTTGACTTGACCGAACGTGAACAGCAAGTGTTACAGATGATAGCTGAGGGCTTAAGCAACAAGATGATAGGCAATAAGCTTGGCATTGCTGAATCCACGGTCAAAGTCCATGTCAAGCATATCCTAGGCAAAGTCGGACTGCGTACCCGTGTCGAAGCCGCCGTCTGGGCTGTACAGCAGCATCAGAAATGA
- a CDS encoding NarK family nitrate/nitrite MFS transporter, whose protein sequence is MNNELKGGRRIDDWRPEDEKFWANGGKQTATRNLWISIPNLLLAFSVWVIWSVVVVRMPDAGFHFDKAQLAWLTALPALSGATLRIFYSFLVPIFGGRKLTTLATLSLLIPTIWMGFALQDPNTPFATFAIIALLCGFGGANFASSMSNISFFYPKSQQGTAMGLNAGLGNLGVSVMQFLVPAVIGVGIFGALGGDAQTTAKGTTMYLQNAGFVWVPLIIIAALAAWFGMNDLSSAKASFKDQSVIFGRQQNWIMCILYLATFGSFIGFSAAFPMLIKQSFPDVNPLKVAFLGPLVGALFRPFGGWLADKLGGAKVTLINYGVMALAVMAVMYFLKAGNFAGYFACFMVLFITTGIGNGSTFRIIPVIFRTFHERLGGADWQLNARKESAAVVGFTSAFAAYGGFFIPKMFGSGLGANGTFITLIVFYVICMVLTWWYYSRKGAEFPS, encoded by the coding sequence ATGAACAACGAACTAAAAGGCGGTCGCCGTATTGACGATTGGCGACCCGAAGACGAAAAATTTTGGGCAAATGGTGGTAAACAAACCGCCACACGCAACTTATGGATATCCATTCCCAACTTACTACTGGCGTTCTCCGTGTGGGTGATTTGGTCGGTGGTCGTGGTGCGTATGCCAGACGCAGGCTTTCATTTTGACAAAGCCCAACTCGCTTGGCTAACTGCTTTACCTGCCTTATCTGGGGCGACGTTGCGGATTTTTTATTCGTTCCTTGTGCCAATTTTTGGCGGACGTAAACTCACCACCCTTGCGACCTTATCACTCTTGATTCCGACCATTTGGATGGGCTTTGCATTACAAGACCCAAATACCCCTTTTGCCACTTTTGCTATCATTGCTTTGCTGTGTGGGTTTGGTGGGGCGAACTTTGCCTCTAGTATGTCCAATATCTCGTTCTTTTATCCAAAATCGCAACAAGGCACAGCGATGGGCTTAAACGCTGGTTTGGGTAATTTGGGTGTGTCGGTCATGCAGTTTTTAGTCCCTGCGGTGATTGGCGTGGGTATCTTTGGGGCGTTGGGCGGTGATGCCCAAACCACTGCCAAAGGCACGACCATGTATCTACAAAACGCTGGTTTTGTGTGGGTGCCTTTGATTATCATAGCTGCCCTTGCCGCTTGGTTTGGTATGAATGACTTGTCGTCTGCCAAAGCGTCTTTTAAAGACCAATCGGTGATTTTCGGTCGTCAACAAAACTGGATTATGTGTATCTTGTACCTTGCGACTTTTGGTTCGTTTATTGGGTTTTCGGCGGCATTTCCGATGTTGATTAAACAATCATTCCCAGATGTGAATCCGCTTAAAGTGGCGTTTTTAGGACCTTTGGTTGGTGCGTTATTCCGTCCGTTCGGTGGCTGGCTTGCTGACAAATTGGGCGGTGCAAAAGTCACCTTAATCAACTATGGCGTGATGGCATTGGCAGTGATGGCAGTAATGTACTTCCTAAAAGCAGGGAACTTTGCAGGGTATTTTGCGTGCTTTATGGTGCTATTTATCACCACTGGAATTGGTAATGGCTCGACTTTCCGTATAATTCCTGTGATTTTCCGTACTTTCCATGAGCGTTTGGGCGGTGCAGATTGGCAACTCAATGCTCGTAAAGAGTCAGCAGCGGTGGTTGGTTTTACCTCAGCCTTTGCGGCGTATGGTGGGTTCTTTATCCCTAAAATGTTCGGTTCAGGTCTTGGGGCGAATGGTACGTTTATTACTTTGATTGTGTTTTATGTGATTTGTATGGTGCTAACATGGTGGTACTATAGCCGTAAAGGGGCTGAGTTTCCAAGTTGA